From Hydra vulgaris chromosome 15, alternate assembly HydraT2T_AEP, one genomic window encodes:
- the LOC136091880 gene encoding deoxyuridine 5'-triphosphate nucleotidohydrolase-like has protein sequence MIKIKDDQWSLYDVKELKTLQSTDIHEWSFYETKKSACFDLRSAKDYILQPQQRILISTGVYIDKIDSNLAGHIYLKSGIAYKNGVVVLNAPGIIDGDYKEEIKVLLIIYSEDNYIIKRGDAVAQMGFVKMFKAVKNVTEIDGCCCRQVKMSMIKDVERNGGFGSTGK, from the coding sequence atgattaaaataaaagatgatcAATGGTCTCTTTATGatgtaaaagaattaaaaacacTCCAAAGTACAGATATTCATGAATGGtctttttatgaaacaaaaaagagTGCTTGTTTTGATCTAAGAAGCGCAAAGGATTATATACTACAACCACAACAACGTATTTTAATAAGTACTGGAGtgtatattgataaaatagaTTCAAATTTAGCAggtcatatatatttaaaatcaggTATAGCCTACAAAAATGGTGTTGTGGTGTTGAATGCTCCAGGAATAATAGATGGTGATTATAAAGAGGAAATTAAAGTcctattgataatttattcggaagataattatattattaaacgtgGTGACGCTGTTGCTCAGATGGGATTTGTGAAAATGTTTAAAGCTGTAAAAAATGTAACAGAAATTGATGGTTGTTGTTGTCGACAAGTGAAAATGTCAATGATTAAAGATGTAGAAAGAAATGGCGGTTTTGGTTCCACtggaaaataa